The Papio anubis isolate 15944 chromosome 1, Panubis1.0, whole genome shotgun sequence genome window below encodes:
- the PAQR7 gene encoding membrane progestin receptor alpha codes for MAMAQKLSHLLPSLRQVIQEPQLSLQPEPVFTVDRAEVPPLFWKPYIYAGYRPLHQTWRFYFRTLFQQHNEAVNVWTHLLAALVLLLRLALFVETVDFWGDPHALPLFIIVLASFTYLSFSALAHLLQAKSEFWHYSFFFLDYVGVAVYQFGSALAHFYYAIEPSWHARVQAVFLPMAAFLAWLSCTGSCYNKYIQKPGLLGRTCQEVPSALAYALDISPVVHRIFVSSDPAIDDPALLYHKCQVVFFLLAAAFFSTFMPERWFPGSCHVFGQGHQLFHIFLVLCTLAQLEAVALDYEARRPIYEPLHTHWPHNFSGLFLLTVGSSVLTAFLLSQLVQRRLDQKTK; via the coding sequence ATGGCCATGGCCCAGAAGCTCAGCCACCTCCTGCCAAGTCTGCGGCAGGTCATCCAGGAGCCTCAGCTATCTCTGCAGCCAGAGCCTGTCTTCACGGTGGACCGAGCTGAGGTGCCACCGCTCTTCTGGAAGCCGTACATCTATGCGGGCTACCGGCCGCTGCATCAGACCTGGCGCTTCTACTTCCGCACACTGTTCCAGCAGCACAACGAGGCCGTGAATGTCTGGACCCACCTGCTGGCGgccctggtgctgctgctgcgGCTGGCCCTCTTTGTGGAGACTGTGGACTTCTGGGGAGACCCACACGCCCTGCCCCTCTTCATCATTGTCCTTGCCTCTTTCACCTATCTCTCCTTCAGTGCCTTGGCTCATCTCCTGCAGGCCAAGTCCGAGTTCTGGCATTACAGCTTCTTCTTCCTGGACTACGTGGGGGTGGCCGTGTACCAGTTTGGCAGTGCCTTGGCACACTTCTACTATGCTATCGAGCCCTCCTGGCATGCCCGGGTGCAGGCCGTTTTTCTGCCCATGGCTGCCTTTCTCGCCTGGCTTTCCTGCACTGGCTCCTGCTATAACAAATACATCCAGAAACCAGGCCTGCTGGGCCGCACATGCCAGGAAGTGCCCTCCGCCCTGGCCTACGCACTGGACATCAGTCCTGTGGTGCATCGTATCTTCGTGTCCTCCGACCCTGCCATAGATGACCCAGCTCTTCTCTACCACAAGTGCCAGGTGGTCTTCTTTCTGCTGGCTGCTGCCTTCTTCTCTACCTTCATGCCCGAGCGCTGGTTCCCTGGCAGCTGCCATGTCTTCGGGCAGGGCCACCaacttttccacatcttcttGGTGCTGTGCACGCTGGCTCAGCTGGAGGCTGTGGCACTGGACTATGAGGCCCGACGGCCCATCTATGAGCCTCTGCACACGCACTGGCCTCACAACTTTTCTGGTCTCTTCCTGCTCACGGTGGGCAGCAGCGTCCTCACCGCGTTCCTCCTGAGCCAGCTGGTACAGCGCAGACTTGATCAGAAGACCAAGTGA